In the Kitasatospora terrestris genome, one interval contains:
- a CDS encoding bifunctional riboflavin kinase/FAD synthetase, whose protein sequence is MQRWHGLEEIPGDWGRSVVTIGSFDGVHRGHQLIIGRVVERARELGAKSVVVTFDPHPSEVVRPGSHPPLLAPQPRRAELIEQLGVDAVLVLPFTAEFSKESPEYFVRSVLVDALRARLVVEGPNFRFGHKAAGDVALLAELGRADDFEVEVLDLQVRGAAGDGEPFSSSLCRRLVAEGDLAGVAEILGRPHRVEGEVVRGAQRGRELGFPTANVDTVQHSAIPADGVYAGWLTAAGERMPAAISVGTNPTFDGTSRTVEAYAIDRVGLDLYGLHVAVDFLAYLRGMEKFDSIDALLERMADDVKRARELTE, encoded by the coding sequence GTGCAGCGCTGGCACGGCCTGGAGGAGATCCCCGGGGACTGGGGGCGCAGCGTCGTCACCATCGGATCGTTCGACGGAGTGCACCGGGGCCACCAGCTGATCATCGGCCGGGTGGTGGAACGCGCGCGCGAACTCGGCGCGAAGTCGGTGGTGGTCACCTTCGACCCGCACCCGAGCGAGGTCGTCCGGCCCGGCAGCCACCCGCCGCTGCTGGCGCCGCAGCCGCGCCGCGCGGAGCTGATCGAGCAGCTGGGGGTGGACGCGGTGCTGGTGCTCCCGTTCACCGCCGAGTTCTCCAAGGAGTCGCCGGAGTACTTCGTCCGGTCGGTGCTGGTGGACGCGCTGCGCGCGCGCCTGGTCGTCGAGGGGCCGAACTTCCGCTTCGGGCACAAGGCGGCCGGCGACGTCGCGCTGCTCGCCGAGCTCGGCCGGGCGGACGACTTCGAGGTCGAGGTGCTCGACCTGCAGGTGCGCGGCGCGGCGGGCGACGGCGAGCCGTTCTCGTCCAGCCTGTGCCGGCGGCTGGTCGCCGAGGGCGACCTGGCCGGCGTGGCGGAGATCCTGGGCCGTCCGCACCGGGTCGAGGGCGAGGTCGTCCGGGGCGCGCAGCGCGGCCGCGAGCTCGGCTTCCCGACCGCGAACGTGGACACCGTGCAGCACAGCGCGATCCCGGCGGACGGCGTGTACGCGGGCTGGCTGACCGCGGCGGGGGAGCGGATGCCGGCCGCCATCTCGGTGGGCACCAACCCGACCTTCGACGGGACCAGCCGCACGGTGGAGGCCTACGCGATCGACCGCGTCGGGCTCGACCTGTACGGGCTGCACGTCGCGGTGGACTTCCTCGCGTACCTGCGCGGGATGGAGAAGTTCGACTCGATCGACGCGCTGCTGGAGCGGATGGCGGACGACGTGAAGCGGGCCCGCGAGCTGACCGAGTAG